A window of Metabacillus sp. B2-18 contains these coding sequences:
- a CDS encoding YqzL family protein, whose product MLDFTWKVFSQTGSIDTYLLFKELEKENDEGPDSQDDELAELDFPIS is encoded by the coding sequence ATGTTGGATTTTACCTGGAAGGTTTTTTCGCAAACAGGTAGTATTGATACGTATCTTCTTTTTAAAGAGTTAGAAAAGGAGAATGATGAAGGACCCGATTCTCAAGATGATGAACTAGCTGAACTAGATTTTCCAATTTCCTGA
- the recO gene encoding DNA repair protein RecO has protein sequence MLQKCEGIVIRSTDYGETNKIITLYTRELGKVGVMARGAKKPNSRLTSITQLFTYGTFLFQKSSGLGGLQQGETILSFRSIREDIFLTAYASYLAELLDKSTDNLDRNPFLFELLKQTLQFLDEDVDPDILIHIFEMKMLPVLGLQPQLNACSICGQKDGTFHFSIREGGFLCHRCFENDPYRLQISPMTVKLLRLFYYFDLNRLGNISVKQETKNELKMVINSYYQEYTGLTIKSKRFLDQMDSLKGKL, from the coding sequence TTGCTTCAAAAATGTGAAGGAATTGTTATACGTTCTACCGATTACGGTGAAACAAACAAAATAATAACATTATATACGAGAGAACTTGGAAAAGTTGGGGTTATGGCAAGGGGCGCTAAGAAACCTAATAGTCGCCTTACGTCAATTACCCAACTTTTTACGTATGGGACGTTTTTGTTTCAAAAATCCAGTGGTTTAGGTGGTTTGCAGCAGGGAGAAACAATTTTGTCATTTAGAAGTATTCGAGAAGATATTTTTTTAACAGCATATGCTTCATACCTAGCTGAGTTACTAGACAAAAGTACTGATAATCTAGACAGAAACCCTTTTTTGTTTGAATTATTAAAACAAACCCTTCAATTTCTAGATGAAGATGTAGACCCGGATATTCTGATTCATATTTTTGAAATGAAGATGTTGCCAGTGTTAGGGTTGCAACCGCAGCTTAATGCTTGTTCTATTTGTGGTCAAAAAGATGGAACATTTCATTTTTCCATACGTGAGGGAGGTTTTTTATGTCATCGATGTTTTGAAAATGATCCTTATCGATTACAGATATCACCGATGACAGTAAAGCTCCTCCGTCTATTTTATTATTTTGATTTAAACCGATTAGGAAATATTTCTGTTAAACAGGAGACGAAGAATGAATTGAAAATGGTCATCAACTCCTATTATCAGGAATATACAGGTCTTACAATTAAATCAAAGCGTTTTTTAGATCAAATGGATTCTTTAAAGGGAAAGTTATAG
- the era gene encoding GTPase Era yields MNHNQSFKSGFVSIIGRPNVGKSTFINRVIGQKIAIMSDKPQTTRNKIQGVYTTNHSQTIFIDTPGIHKPKHKLGDFMMKVAQNTLKEVDLILFMINAEEGYGRGDEFIIEKLKQTNTPVFLIINKIDQIHPDQLLPLIEKYKELYPFKEIVPISALQGNNIDTLLQQIEAVLPEGPQYYPEDQVTDHPERFIITELIREKVLHLTREEIPHSIAVVMDTLERRENNAAIYVGATIIVERDSQKGIVIGKRGSMLKEVGQRARVDIEALLGSKVFLELWVKVQKDWRNKASQLRDYGFREDEY; encoded by the coding sequence ATGAATCATAATCAATCTTTCAAATCAGGATTTGTATCAATAATAGGAAGACCAAACGTAGGAAAATCTACTTTTATCAACAGGGTGATTGGTCAAAAAATTGCTATTATGAGTGATAAGCCGCAAACAACTCGTAATAAAATTCAAGGGGTTTATACAACGAATCATTCTCAAACAATTTTTATTGACACCCCAGGAATTCATAAGCCAAAACATAAGCTTGGCGATTTTATGATGAAAGTAGCACAAAACACGTTAAAAGAGGTTGATTTAATTTTATTTATGATTAATGCAGAAGAAGGGTATGGACGTGGTGATGAATTCATCATTGAGAAGTTAAAGCAAACAAACACACCTGTTTTTCTAATTATTAACAAAATAGATCAAATCCATCCTGATCAACTGCTGCCTCTCATTGAAAAATATAAAGAGTTATATCCTTTTAAAGAAATTGTTCCCATTTCAGCACTGCAGGGAAACAATATTGATACGTTACTGCAACAGATCGAAGCTGTCCTACCGGAAGGGCCGCAATACTACCCGGAAGACCAAGTGACAGATCACCCGGAACGATTTATTATTACAGAGCTAATACGAGAAAAGGTTTTACATTTAACAAGAGAAGAAATTCCACATTCCATTGCAGTGGTAATGGATACACTTGAGCGCCGTGAAAACAATGCTGCAATATATGTTGGTGCAACGATAATTGTCGAGCGTGATTCGCAAAAAGGTATTGTAATTGGTAAACGTGGGAGCATGCTAAAAGAAGTAGGTCAAAGAGCACGAGTCGATATTGAAGCATTGTTAGGATCTAAAGTGTTTTTAGAGCTTTGGGTAAAAGTGCAAAAAGATTGGCGAAATAAAGCTTCACAGCTTCGTGATTATGGATTTAGAGAAGATGAATACTAA
- the glyS gene encoding glycine--tRNA ligase subunit beta, with translation MSKKDLLLEIGLEEVPAHYVTDAMNQFADKLTKWLDEKQLSHGEVRTYSTPRRIAVLIKDVLEKQPDIEEEAKGPAKKIALDENGNWSKAAIGFTKGQGASIEDIYFKEINGVEYVHVQKFTKGIEAKTLLTEAKQLITGLTFPKNMRWGSQELRYIRPIKWLVALFGQEVIPFEITGVKTDSYTYGHRFLGEKVEIAMPSLYETVLLEQFVIANPVKRKEAISQQLSDLEQEHNWVIPVDEDLLEEVNNLVEYPTALFGKFEQEYLSLPDEVLVTTMKEHQRYFPVRSKAGELQPYFITVRNGDQNHLENVARGNEKVLRARLSDANFFYKEDQKLNIGDAVKKLDKIVFHEELGTLGEKVKRIVSLSGKLADLLQVPSNEKQDVERAASICKFDLVTHMVYEFPELQGKIGEKYARLSGETEEVSRAINEHYMPRHAEDAAPASNVGAIVALADKLDTIVGFFSIGKIPTGSQDPYALRRQASGIIQILLSKQWTIALPELFELALSFYGDKGSTEAKEELQSFFRLRLKYRLAEENIRYDLNDAVLESSILEVNSLVARAKVLQEASVEPEFKETVEALARVMNIAKKGNNLDINEELFESEHERSLYKAYLQAVEQLNNFKTVEKIRENYGILAELKPVIIDYFDHTMVMSDDENVKANRLAQMVKLSQLIESFAKMNVILVK, from the coding sequence ATGAGTAAGAAAGATTTATTATTAGAGATTGGTTTAGAAGAAGTGCCTGCACATTATGTGACAGATGCAATGAATCAATTTGCAGACAAATTAACAAAATGGCTTGATGAAAAACAATTATCACATGGCGAAGTGAGAACGTATTCCACTCCCCGTCGTATAGCTGTATTAATAAAAGATGTGCTAGAAAAACAGCCAGATATTGAAGAAGAAGCAAAAGGACCTGCTAAAAAGATTGCTCTTGATGAGAATGGCAACTGGTCAAAAGCTGCAATAGGCTTTACAAAAGGACAAGGTGCTTCTATTGAGGATATCTACTTTAAGGAAATTAATGGCGTTGAATATGTTCACGTTCAAAAATTTACAAAAGGAATAGAAGCAAAAACATTATTAACAGAGGCTAAACAATTAATAACGGGATTAACATTCCCAAAAAACATGCGTTGGGGAAGCCAGGAATTACGATATATCCGACCAATTAAATGGCTTGTAGCCTTATTTGGACAAGAAGTGATTCCTTTTGAAATTACTGGGGTAAAAACAGATTCATATACATATGGTCATCGTTTTCTAGGAGAGAAAGTTGAAATTGCGATGCCTTCATTGTATGAAACAGTATTACTAGAACAATTCGTCATTGCAAATCCTGTAAAAAGAAAAGAAGCAATAAGTCAGCAGCTATCAGATCTCGAACAAGAACATAACTGGGTCATCCCGGTTGATGAGGACCTGTTAGAGGAAGTAAACAATCTTGTTGAATACCCAACCGCTTTGTTTGGTAAGTTTGAACAAGAATATTTATCGTTACCAGATGAAGTGTTGGTTACAACGATGAAGGAGCATCAGCGTTATTTCCCGGTAAGAAGCAAAGCCGGAGAATTACAGCCTTATTTTATTACGGTAAGAAACGGTGATCAAAACCATCTTGAAAATGTTGCAAGAGGTAATGAAAAAGTGTTACGTGCGCGCCTTTCTGATGCAAATTTCTTCTATAAAGAAGATCAGAAACTCAATATTGGGGATGCCGTAAAAAAACTTGATAAAATTGTTTTCCATGAGGAGTTAGGAACTTTAGGAGAAAAGGTGAAACGAATTGTAAGCCTTTCTGGCAAATTAGCAGACCTACTTCAAGTACCTTCAAATGAAAAGCAAGACGTGGAAAGAGCTGCGTCTATTTGTAAGTTTGACTTGGTTACACATATGGTATATGAGTTCCCTGAGCTTCAAGGGAAAATTGGTGAAAAGTATGCGAGACTAAGCGGTGAAACGGAAGAAGTATCTAGAGCTATTAACGAACACTATATGCCGAGGCACGCTGAGGATGCAGCACCTGCTTCAAATGTTGGGGCAATTGTTGCATTAGCAGACAAATTAGACACAATTGTTGGATTTTTCTCCATTGGCAAAATCCCAACCGGGTCACAGGACCCGTATGCTTTAAGAAGGCAGGCAAGCGGAATTATTCAAATTCTTTTATCGAAGCAATGGACAATTGCTTTGCCGGAGTTATTTGAGCTAGCACTATCTTTTTATGGTGATAAAGGTTCTACTGAAGCGAAAGAAGAATTACAATCATTCTTTAGACTAAGATTAAAATATCGTTTAGCTGAAGAAAACATTCGTTATGACTTAAACGATGCAGTTTTAGAATCATCTATACTTGAAGTAAATTCACTTGTTGCACGTGCTAAAGTTCTTCAAGAGGCTTCGGTTGAACCTGAATTTAAAGAAACTGTTGAAGCACTGGCTCGTGTGATGAATATTGCTAAAAAAGGGAATAACTTAGATATTAACGAAGAGTTATTTGAAAGTGAACATGAGAGATCACTTTATAAGGCATATCTTCAAGCGGTTGAACAGTTAAACAACTTTAAAACTGTAGAAAAGATCCGAGAAAATTATGGTATTTTAGCAGAATTGAAACCGGTAATTATTGATTATTTTGATCATACAATGGTAATGTCAGATGATGAAAATGTAAAGGCGAATCGTCTGGCTCAAATGGTCAAACTATCTCAATTAATAGAATCCTTTGCAAAAATGAATGTCATTTTAGTAAAGTAA
- the glyQ gene encoding glycine--tRNA ligase subunit alpha: MNIQNMILTLQKHWSDQGCVLMQAYDTEKGAGTMSPYTFLRSIGPEPWKVAYVEPSRRPADGRYGENPNRLYQHHQFQVIMKPSPDNIQELYLDSLRALGINPLEHDIRFVEDNWENPSLGCAGLGWEVWLDGMEITQFTYFQQVGGLECKPVSAEITYGIERLASYIQDKENVFDLEWTDGYTVRDIFLMPEYEHSKYTFETSDTDMLFHLFSTYEKEAMRQMDEGLVHPAYDYVLKCSHTFNLLDAKGAISVTERTGYIGRVRNLARKVAKTFYEEREKLGFPMLQQEGGVNHE; encoded by the coding sequence ATGAATATTCAAAATATGATTCTAACATTGCAAAAGCATTGGTCTGATCAAGGCTGTGTGCTTATGCAAGCATATGATACTGAGAAAGGTGCAGGTACTATGAGTCCTTATACGTTCTTAAGAAGTATTGGACCAGAGCCATGGAAGGTGGCTTATGTTGAACCATCTAGAAGACCCGCTGATGGACGTTATGGGGAAAACCCTAACAGACTTTATCAACACCATCAATTTCAAGTGATAATGAAGCCTTCACCAGACAATATTCAAGAGCTTTACCTTGATTCGTTACGTGCATTAGGAATTAATCCATTAGAGCATGATATTCGCTTTGTTGAGGATAACTGGGAAAACCCTTCACTTGGATGTGCTGGTTTAGGTTGGGAAGTATGGTTAGATGGAATGGAAATCACTCAATTTACTTATTTCCAGCAAGTTGGCGGGTTAGAATGTAAGCCAGTTTCAGCTGAAATTACGTATGGTATTGAAAGGCTGGCATCTTATATTCAAGATAAAGAAAATGTATTTGACTTAGAGTGGACGGATGGATACACAGTGCGCGATATCTTTTTAATGCCTGAGTATGAGCATTCAAAATATACCTTTGAAACATCTGATACGGATATGCTTTTTCATCTGTTCTCTACCTATGAAAAAGAAGCGATGAGACAGATGGATGAGGGTCTTGTCCATCCTGCATATGATTATGTTTTAAAATGCTCTCATACATTTAATCTTTTAGATGCAAAAGGAGCGATCTCTGTTACTGAGCGAACAGGCTATATCGGCCGTGTAAGAAACTTAGCTAGAAAAGTCGCAAAAACATTTTATGAAGAACGCGAAAAATTAGGCTTCCCTATGTTACAACAGGAAGGAGGAGTAAATCATGAGTAA